One Trichoderma atroviride chromosome 7, complete sequence DNA segment encodes these proteins:
- a CDS encoding uncharacterized protein (EggNog:ENOG41): MFRAPLALASVKKNIIEWLKSSGSIAILDSNITAQHHLHENHTGKISSSIKPYDGIISIDSIMTIPPKPSPSPDSPTIKTRILIISDTHTSVPKPESEGDTEDELSKPGASSITHPTGFRAPLPEADAVLHCGDLSKRGRPEEMRKTFDMLRGLRAPLKLVIAGNHDLAFDDTNDIHDDTDGSDDDDATKPNNKPKYKEVMQIAKEAEVDGVRYLTEGTYSFDLANGSRLRIYASQYTPQYGYWAFQYQGGEHTFDIPSDVDIAMTHGPPLGILDRTSHGDRAGCGTLFKSLYRAKPKIHCFGHIHEAWGAELVQWKPEPSSPESVISSTTVLDKENSQTLYTLTPPPFSIPTNNTLLDMEEHERLLEWSKARGCYIDLADGENKIRQGEQTLFVNASIMSVRYRPTQMPLIIDMDLPRAAEPNLQGS; this comes from the exons ATGTTCAGAGCGCCCCTTGCATTAGCTTCCGTcaagaaaaatataatagaATGGCTCAAGTCTT CAGGCAGCATCGCCATACTCGACTCCAACatcacagcacagcaccaCCTCCACGAAAACCACACCGGAAAAATCTCGTCATCCATCAAACCATACGACGGCATAATCAGCATCGACTCCATCATGACAATCCCCCCCAAGCCGTCACCATCCCCTGATTCTCCCACTATCAAGACCcgcatcctcatcatctccgaCACTCACACCTCCGTCCCCAAACCCGAGTCGGAGGGCGACACAGAAGATGAACTCAGCAAGCCGGGTGCATCATCAATCACCCACCCCACCGGCTTTCGGGCCCCCCTCCCAGAGGCCGACGCCGTCCTTCACTGCGGCGATCTCAGCAAGCGCGGGAGGCCCGAGGAGATGCGTAAGACGTTTGACATGCTGAGAGGCCTGCGCGCGCCGCTGAAGCTGGTCATTGCGGGCAATCATGATCTGGCCTTTGACGACACGAATGATATTCATGACGACACTGATGGtagtgatgacgatgatgccacCAAGCCCAATAACAAGCCCAAGTACAAAGAGGTCATGCAGATTGCAAAAGAAGCCGAGGTCGACGGCGTCAGATATCTCACCGAAGGGACATACTCCTTCGACCTCGCCAACGGCTCCCGGCTGCGCATCTACGCAAGCCAATACACGCCTCAGTATGGCTACTGGGCGTTTCAGTATCAGGGCGGAGAACACACCTTTGACATACCGTCCGACGTCGACATCGCCATGACTCACGGCCCTCCGCTGGGCATCCTCGACCGCACCTCTCACGGGGACAGAGCCGGCTGCGGGACTCTCTTCAAATCATTGTACCGAGCAAAACCCAAGATCCACTGCTTCGGCCACATCCACGAGGCCTGGGGTGCAGAGTTGGTGCAATGGAAGCCCGAGCCCAGCAGTCCCGAGTCTGTCATCTCATCAACCACCGTCCTCGACAAGGAAAATTCACAGACTTTATATACTCTTACTCCACCACCATTTTCTATTCCCACTAACAATACTCTGCTTGATATGGAGGAGCATGAACGCCTGTTGGAGTGGAGCAAGGCTCGAGGCTGCTATATTGATCTGGCAGATGGCGAGAACAAGATCAGACAAGGCGAGCAGACGCTTTTTGTCAACGCGTCCATTATGAGTGTTCGATATCGGCCAACTCAGATGCCCTTGATAATAGACATGGACTTACCGAGAGCAGCAGAACCAAATCTACAAGGGAGTTAA
- a CDS encoding uncharacterized protein (TransMembrane:8 (i106-134o140-158i334-353o365-383i390-408o414-433i445-464o479-501i)) — MPSPTDDETPFPVLSHSASLSALDRSHLSPHDAFTYPLRQTYDADGAADPLSHLRHLKNDRSRSRRRKRAWKKLMWVKQSYPDNYTDQATFLENLQRNPRLKPYDFWPLVADSTVILQHVCSVSLFVVCFVGIYQERVSPVSLVSGSSFVTFLGWLLWERWVSEEMAQEEDVSASGIGIVGIAASATKSESIRRRARAASIRRPIVAPRITSVTPSSSNSRPSSEAASSSSSRPSAGNSTVNIQIQIPESERLRTSRPPRPSSTTTSPSSTNSPASPTSPTSPTSPISPISLKGPSQSATGADGQPLLRRASSDVIPDFAPIPNEANRLHQRLGTIKSAILIYSTLLGLSPILKSLTQSTSSDSIWAMSLWLLAINIFFFDYSGGVGAKFPASLSTNAALMASTVLASRLPSTKQVFCLTLFSIEVFGLFPVFRRHVQHRSFRQHAILTALLILGAGWGVGVVMREPGPAGSWPWRRGLGGMVVSVLIAAIATGGCSWWLIGLQRYKNEIRGALGSGKAHHHEQAAVGEPVTLNG; from the exons ATGCCCTCGCCGACTGACGACGAAACGCCGTTCCCTGTGCTGAGCCACTCCGCGAGCCTCAGCGCTCTGGACCGCTCGCACCTGTCGCCCCACGATGCCTTCACGTATCCGCTGCGGCAGACCTACGACGCAGACGGCGCGGCCGATCCGCTATCCCATTTGAGGCACCTGAAGAATGACCGCAGCAGGAGCCGGAGGCGCAAGAgggcttggaagaagctcATGTGGGTGAAGCAGTCGT ATCCAGACAACTACACCGATCAGGCAACATTTCTCGAAAACCTGCAGCGCAATCCACGACTGAAACCCTACGACTTCTGGCCGCTGGTGGCGGACTCGACCGTCATCCTGCAGCACGTCTGCTCCGTCAGCCTCTTCGTCGTGTGCTTCGTTGGCATCTACCAGGAGCGCGTGTCGCCCGTGTCGCTcgtcagcggcagcagcttcgtcaCGTTTCTCGGCTGGCTGCTGTGGGAGCGATGGGTCTCGGAGGAGATGGCCCAGGAGGAGGACGTGAGCGCgagcggcatcggcatcgtcgGCATCGCGGCCTCTGCGACCAAGAGCGAGAGCATCCGGCGCCGGGCCCGCGCAGCCAGCATTCGCCGGCCCATTGTTGCGCCGCGCATCACGTCTGTCAcgccgagcagcagcaacagccggCCGTCGTCAGaggcggcttcttcttcttcttcacggcCGTCTGCGGGGAACTCGACGGTCAATATTCAGATACAGATCCCCGAGAGCGAGAGGCTGCGGACGAGCCGTCCTCCCCGTCCTTCTTCCACGACcacctctccttcttcgaccAACTCTCCGGCGTCTCCCACCTCTCCCACCTCTCCTACGTCGCCCATATCGCCCATATCACTCAAGGGGCCTTCTCAGAGTGCCACTGGCGCCGATGGCCAGCCATTGCTGCGCAGAGCCAGCTCAGACGTGATACCAGACTTTGCGCCAATCCCCAACGAGGCAAACCGCCTACACCAGCGTCTTGGAACAATCAAGTCAGCTATACTCATCTACTCGACCCTCCTCGGCCTTAGCCCCATCCTCAAATCCCTGACGCAGTCCACGTCGAGCGACAGCATCTGGGCCATGTCCCTCTGGCTGCTcgccatcaacatcttcttcttcgactaCTCGGGCGGCGTGGGCGCAAAGTTCCCCGCCTCGCTGTCCACCAACGCGGCCCTCATGGCGTCGACCGTGCTGGCCAGCCGCCTGCCCTCGACCAAGCAGGTGTTTTGCCTGACGCTCTTCAGCATCGAGGTGTTTGGCCTGTTCCCCGTGTTCCGGCGCCACGTGCAGCACCGCAGCTTCCGGCAGCACGCCATCCTCACGGCGCTGCTGATCCTCGGGGCGGGCTGGGGCGTGGGCGTGGTGATGCGTGAGCCCGGGCCGGCGGGCTCCTGGCCGTGGAGGCGCGGGCTCGGCGGCATGGTGGTGAGCGTGCTGATTGCCGCCATTGCGACGGGCGGGTGCAGCTGGTGGCTGATTGGGCTGCAGCGGTATAAGAATGAGATTCGGGGGGCCTTGGGATCCGGCAAGGCCCATCATCATGAGCAGGCAGCGGTGGGAGAGCCAGTGACCTTGAATGGATGA
- a CDS encoding uncharacterized protein (TransMembrane:1 (i21-40o)), producing the protein MPPLVKASPQTSRAKREREQLVFVFALLLFCSLLFLLFWFGNANKGMSVSGEWVGYLASPSLDSATNNLQPEKATVERYRLVWRGARLKRPRMFAVGETHTERRRRLT; encoded by the coding sequence ATGCCCCCTTTGGTCAAAGCAAGCCCACAAACGAGCcgagcaaagagagagagagagcaattggtgtttgtttttgctcttttgctcttttgctctttgctgtttctgctCTTCTGGTTTGGAAATGCGAACAAGGGGATGAGTGTTAGCGGAGAGTGGGTGGGATATTTGGCATCTCCGTCCCTGGATTCAGCTACAAACAACTTACAACCAGAAAAGGCTACTGTCGAAAGATACAGATTGGTTTGGCGAGGGGCCCGGTTGAAGAGGCCCAGAATGTTTGCTGTGGGAGAGACACACACAGAGAGACGGCGGCGACTTACATGA
- a CDS encoding uncharacterized protein (BUSCO:EOG092D4QSJ) encodes MASDANRDVSMGSSPPPVPATDDEPKYGGYSRFEIELEFVQSLANPYYLNHLASQKLLTQPAFIAYLAYLQYWSKPPYLKYLTYPGPTLRHLELLQQERFRLDIMSPDLVQRLVEDEMKASVQWHCEP; translated from the exons ATGGCTTCAGACGCAAATCGAGATGTCTCCATGggctcttctccgccgccaGTCCCCGCGACAGACGACGAGCCCAAGTACGGCGGCTACTCGCGCTTCGAGATTGAGCTCGAG TTTGTTCAATCGCTCGCCAATCCCTACTACCTGAACCATCTCGCGTCGCAGAAGCTCCTCACCCAGCCCGCCTTCATCGCCTACCTTGCCTATCTGCAATACTGGTCCAAGCCGCCGTACCTCAAATATCTGACCTACCCCGGGCCGACGCTGCGACAcctcgagctgctgcagcaggagaGGTTCAGGCTGGATATCATGAGCCCGGATCTGGTCCAGCGACTCGTCGAGGATGAGATGAAGGCGTCTGTGCAGTGGCATTGCGAGCCTTGA
- a CDS encoding uncharacterized protein (EggNog:ENOG41~MEROPS:MER0037236), with amino-acid sequence MLLFVLVTLKARLTTRIRVHLHLPSLCGLRWAVYGVHIHRFIYRHAAMATYQAAKTQFVKVDGCTFAYRLLGLSNGIPLVFIPGFKQTMDHWDPALVNPLAAQRPVLLIDNAGVGRSEGEIPDTYPAWAAHYTAVIKQILGQNSKVDVLGYSMGGCVAQLMALNAPEQVRRLVLGGTTPSSGDGVKPSPDGKAFKRLKAARTMEEERQAFLDGFFVQRSQRSREAGEKAWERIINNRCDAGEVRCEPVPPGPAHQQALAFVRFMDKKNASQGSYERLRQLRLPVLIANGCNDLLLPTDNSILMWKMLSSADARLHLFPDSGHGFLSQYADEFASLVNGFLGANSSGSDSGDGGSSSTRGSRL; translated from the exons ATGCtgctttttgttcttgtAACGTTGAAGGCACGCCTCACGACACGAATACGCGTACATCTGCATCTGCCCTCTTTGTGCGGATTGCGTTGGGCGGTCTACGGGGTACATATACACAGATTCATTTACAGACACGCTGCCATGGCTACTTACCAAGCGGCCAAGACGCAGTTTGTCAAGGTAGACGGCTGTACCTTTGCCTATCGACTGCTTGGCCTATCGAATGGCATCCCGCTGGTATTCATCCCAGGATTCAA ACAAACCATGGATCACTGGGATCCAGCATTGGTCAATCCTCTCGCGGCTCAGCGCCCAGTGTTGCTGATTGATAACGCTGGAGTTGGCCGATCCGAGGGTGAAATTCCCGATACTTATCCCGCCTGGGCAGCGCACTACACTGCCGTAATCAAGCAGATTCTTGGCCAGAACAGCAAGGTTGACGTACTGGGTTATTCGATGGGCGGCTGCGTTGCGCAGCTTATGGCCTTGAATGCGCCAGAACAGGTGCGACGGTTGGTGCTGGGCGGGACGACTCCCAGTTCCGGAGACGGTGTTAAGCCGTCTCCCGATGGCAAGGCATTCAAGCGCCTCAAGGCGGCCAGGACtatggaggaggagcggcaAGCTTTCCTGGATGGGTTCTTTGTGCAGCGTTCCCAGCGCAGTCGGGAAGCGGGCGAAAAGGCATGGGAGCGCATTATCAACAACAGATGCGATGCCGGCGAGGTGAGATGCGAACCAGTGCCTCCAGGGCCAGCTCATCAGCAGGCGCTTGCGTTTGTCAGGTTCATGGATAAGAAAAATGCTTCCCAAGGCAGCTATGAGCGGCTCCGACAGCTGCGTCTGCCCGTGCTAATCGCCAATG GTTGCAATGATTTGCTGCTTCCTACTGACAACAGCATCCTGATGTGGAAAATGCTTAGCTCCGCGGATGCACGACTACATCTGTTTCCAGATTCAGGGCACGGGTTCCTGTCCCAATACGCCGATGAATTCGCAAGTCTTGTGAATGGTTTCCTTGGCGCCAATAGCAGTGGCAGCGACAgtggcgacggcggcagTAGCTCGACTCGCGGCAGTCGGCTCTGA
- a CDS encoding uncharacterized protein (EggNog:ENOG41~TransMembrane:1 (n5-16c21/22o152-170i)~SECRETED:SignalP(1-21)) — protein MTVKTTSLLLNILYVTGLVLSAPTPKTALSEPLAALTKPSQPQTPSSSDRASSPWANEKRARVFRVDRAFLEKLSKSNKPSKYFLDATLDLIETSQDIEGVPVFAGDKGKTVTIDPNGDLMASYGSEKFVPVWGHEGKQHHHRPAHALGQRFAFFILGFSLALAIICSCMRNLCSQEDLETSGPASDPSTTEKETSLEVRNEKV, from the exons atgaccGTCAAGACaacctccctcctcctcaacatCCTCTACGTCACAGGCTTGGTCCTAAGTGCCCCAACGCCGAAAACCGCCCTCTCAGAGCCCCTTGCCGCCCTCACAAAGCCCTCACAACCCCAgactccatcttcatccgaCCGGGCCTCATCCCCATGGGCCAACGAGAAGCGAGCTCGCGTCTTCAGAGTCGACAGGGCCTTTTTGGAAAAGCTATCCAAGAGCAACAAGCCCTCAAAATACTTTCTCGACGCAACGCTCGATCTGATTGAGACGAGCCAGGACATTGAAGGGGTTCCCGTCTTTGCCGGTGACAAGGGGAAGACGGTCACCATTGATCCCAACGGCGACCTGATGGCGTCGTATGGCTCGGAAAAGTTTGTTCCTGTTTGGGGCCACGAAGGGAAGCAGCACCATCATCGTCCTGCTCATGCCCTTGGCCAGAgatttgcctttttcatcCTGGGCTTCTCTCTTGCTctggccatcatctgctcctGTATGAGGAA TCTATGCTCTCAGGAAGATCTCGAAACAAGTGGTCCTGCCTCTGATCCAAGTACGACCGAAAAGGAGACGTCCTTGGAAGTCCGGAACGAGAAAGTCTAA
- a CDS encoding uncharacterized protein (EggNog:ENOG41~SECRETED:SignalP(1-16)), with product MKASVVTLLLAGLVAAQDFSGQPDCAVPCLKDAIPKAGCALTDTACQCKTSTQAQLAGLVAPCLIEKCSASDLAKAQSAAAAACKANAAGSSSAAASSAASSAATSAADSSAPASTSAAATSEATTSAAQSTSAGETSAAQSSAAESSAPASTAASGGASIPTASPTGGVSNSTVSGSRSVVTRTSTAFVGGGGGAQTSSTPKTTSLNDATGPIAGVLGAVVAALMAL from the exons ATGAAGGCCTCTGTCGtcaccctcctcctcgccggcctggTCGCTGCCCAGGACTTTTCCGGCCAGCCTGACTGCGCT GTCCCCTGTCTCAAGGATGCCATCCCCAAGGCCGGCTGCGCCCTCACAGACACCGCCTGCCAGTGCAAGACGTCGACCCAGGCCCAGCTCGCCGGCCTCGTTGCCCCGTGCCTGATCGAAAAGTGCAGCGCCTCTGATCTCGCCAAGGCTCagtccgccgccgccgccgcttgcaaggccaacgccgccggttcttcttctgctgccgcctccTCGGCCGCCTCCTCTGCCGCCACTTCAGCCGCTGACTCGTCTGCTCCCGCCTCGACCtcggccgccgccacctctgAGGCCACGACCAGCGCTGCCCAGAGCACCTCTGCCGGCGAGACCTCTGCCGCTCAGAGCTCTGCCGCCGAGTCCAGCGCCCCGGCCTCCACTGCTGCTTCCGGCGGTGCCTCCATCCCAACCGCGAGCCCGACTGGCGGCGTCTCCAACAGCACCGTCTCTGGCTCCCGCTCCGTCGTCACTCGCACCTCGACTGCTttcgttggcggcggcggcggcgcccaGACCTCTTCCACCCCCAAGACCACGTCGCTCAACGATGCCACCGGCCCTATTGCTGGCGtcctcggcgccgtcgtGGCCGCTCTCATGGCTCTGTAA